A genomic stretch from Erwinia sp. E_sp_B01_1 includes:
- a CDS encoding sigma-54 dependent transcriptional regulator — protein MKKNYKVLVADDDINIIRTLKLMLKLHNFDVIAATQPDEALSQLREEKPDIALVDLNYQRDTTSGREGLELIAVLKHQEPELPIVVMTGWGSIDIAVEAMKNGAADFIQKPWDNERLLQVLNIQLQLVEGLKKQQALLQQNTLLQQQLHPCLQDELVTQSPAMKQVMLILQQVIPSDASILLTGENGTGKSMLASYIHQHSTRKDASFVSVNMGCIPDSLFESEMFGHVKGAFTDAKTQRIGRFELADGGTLFLDEVGNVPLNQQAKLLRMLEEQQFEKVGASRTQTADVRVISATNADLSTLLNAGDFRRDLYYRLNTFEVRIPSLRERKEDIPELVTRMLRNLAERYRKPMLVVSEEAMRILQAYPWPGNIRELNHTLERTVLLSTSNMLDKYLLSQALPSDAVTAFPGESTLTQSVSDGEWTTLEDIVQHALQKRLAEYNGNANDAAESMGLSRSAFYRRLKRTG, from the coding sequence ATGAAAAAAAACTATAAGGTTCTGGTTGCCGACGATGATATCAACATCATCAGAACGTTGAAGCTGATGCTCAAGCTTCATAATTTTGATGTCATCGCCGCAACGCAGCCTGACGAAGCCCTTAGCCAGCTGCGGGAAGAGAAGCCGGATATCGCTCTGGTCGACCTTAACTACCAGCGTGATACCACTTCCGGCCGCGAAGGGCTTGAGCTGATTGCCGTGCTAAAACATCAGGAACCCGAGCTGCCGATTGTGGTAATGACCGGCTGGGGCTCGATCGATATCGCGGTAGAAGCGATGAAGAATGGCGCCGCCGATTTCATTCAAAAACCCTGGGACAACGAGCGGCTGCTACAGGTTCTTAATATCCAGCTACAGCTGGTTGAAGGATTGAAGAAACAGCAGGCGCTGCTACAGCAAAATACGTTGCTGCAGCAGCAGCTTCATCCCTGCCTGCAGGATGAGCTGGTAACGCAGTCGCCCGCGATGAAACAGGTTATGTTGATTTTACAACAGGTGATCCCCAGCGACGCAAGCATCCTGCTGACCGGTGAAAACGGGACGGGAAAAAGTATGCTGGCCAGCTACATTCACCAGCATTCAACCCGTAAAGACGCCAGTTTTGTTTCCGTGAATATGGGTTGTATTCCTGACAGCCTGTTTGAAAGCGAGATGTTTGGCCACGTTAAGGGCGCGTTTACCGATGCCAAAACCCAACGTATTGGCCGTTTTGAGCTGGCAGACGGGGGCACGCTTTTCCTTGATGAAGTGGGCAACGTGCCATTAAATCAACAGGCTAAATTGTTACGCATGCTTGAAGAGCAGCAGTTCGAAAAAGTGGGCGCCAGCAGAACCCAGACCGCTGACGTAAGGGTTATCTCCGCGACCAATGCCGATCTCTCCACGCTTCTTAACGCCGGAGACTTTCGCCGCGATCTTTATTACCGTCTTAATACTTTTGAAGTGCGCATCCCTTCCCTACGCGAGCGCAAAGAAGATATTCCGGAACTTGTCACCAGAATGTTGAGAAACCTCGCTGAGCGATATCGCAAACCGATGCTGGTTGTCAGCGAAGAGGCGATGCGCATATTGCAAGCCTACCCTTGGCCAGGCAATATTCGCGAACTCAATCATACACTTGAGCGTACTGTTTTGCTCAGCACCAGCAACATGCTGGATAAATATCTGCTTAGCCAGGCGCTCCCCTCTGATGCTGTAACCGCCTTTCCAGGTGAAAGCACCCTGACGCAGTCTGTCTCTGACGGGGAGTGGACTACGCTCGAAGATATCGTGCAGCACGCTTTGCAGAAACGCCTTGCTGAATACAACGGCAACGCAAATGATGCGGCGGAGTCAATGGGATTAAGCCGCAGTGCCTTTTATCGTCGCTTAAAAAGGACGGGCTGA
- a CDS encoding cupin domain-containing protein, giving the protein MIRYTSAAVSLLVVAGFSAQAESAGTAPMSLSESGSRTFISAPADNFTGRVWVDPLFLKPQAPQRATGSYVTFEPGARSAWHTHPIGQTLVVTSGTGWVQEWGREKKTIHAGDVINCPPGVKHWHGATDKTGMVHLAIQEVTAEGKNVDWLEKVSDQQYVQ; this is encoded by the coding sequence ATGATCCGTTATACCTCTGCTGCTGTTTCCCTTTTGGTTGTCGCTGGATTTTCTGCCCAGGCAGAAAGTGCAGGCACCGCTCCCATGTCCCTTTCTGAAAGTGGGAGCCGGACGTTTATCAGCGCGCCGGCCGATAATTTCACTGGTCGTGTCTGGGTAGATCCCTTGTTTCTGAAGCCCCAGGCACCGCAGAGAGCGACTGGCTCCTATGTCACCTTTGAACCGGGGGCCCGGAGTGCCTGGCATACTCATCCGATTGGGCAAACGTTAGTTGTCACCTCCGGGACCGGCTGGGTGCAGGAGTGGGGCAGGGAGAAGAAAACGATTCATGCTGGTGACGTGATTAACTGCCCACCCGGTGTAAAGCACTGGCACGGCGCGACGGATAAGACGGGCATGGTTCATCTGGCTATTCAGGAAGTCACGGCGGAAGGAAAAAATGTCGACTGGCTTGAGAAAGTCAGCGATCAGCAATATGTCCAGTAG
- a CDS encoding ABC transporter ATP-binding protein yields the protein MSAIVELKNIKKVFFTEEMETHALSDVSFSISKGDYVSISGPSGCGKSTLLSILGLLDKATEGEYVINGHNVNSLSAREQAAIRNLELGFVFQSFNLISDLTVSENVMLPLTYRKGLAKKEMKSMADAALEKVDMKHRGKHYPSQLSGGQQQRVAVARAIVGNPSLLLADEPTGNLDSRNADAVMALFDQLHQAGSTICIVTHDPRSAARALRQIEIFDGMVIDDHQLRHLAQVV from the coding sequence ATGTCAGCAATTGTAGAACTCAAAAATATCAAAAAGGTGTTTTTTACTGAGGAAATGGAAACCCACGCCTTAAGCGATGTGAGTTTCTCCATAAGCAAAGGCGACTATGTTTCTATTTCCGGTCCTTCCGGCTGTGGCAAATCGACTCTACTGTCGATCCTCGGCCTGCTGGACAAAGCCACTGAGGGTGAGTACGTGATTAACGGACATAATGTTAATTCGCTCAGCGCCAGAGAACAGGCGGCTATCCGCAACCTGGAACTCGGTTTTGTTTTTCAGTCGTTTAACCTGATAAGCGATTTGACCGTCAGTGAAAATGTCATGCTCCCACTGACCTATCGTAAGGGACTCGCCAAAAAAGAGATGAAATCCATGGCGGATGCAGCTCTTGAAAAAGTCGATATGAAACATCGCGGCAAGCATTACCCTTCCCAGCTTTCCGGCGGCCAGCAACAGCGCGTTGCCGTGGCAAGAGCCATCGTCGGCAATCCTTCTCTGCTGCTGGCGGATGAACCCACAGGGAATCTGGATTCACGTAATGCCGATGCGGTGATGGCGCTGTTTGATCAGCTTCATCAGGCCGGCTCGACTATCTGTATCGTGACTCACGATCCTCGTTCTGCAGCGCGGGCGCTTCGTCAGATAGAAATTTTTGACGGCATGGTGATCGATGACCATCAGCTCAGGCACCTGGCGCAGGTGGTATAA
- a CDS encoding alcohol dehydrogenase, protein MSANIAGKVVVITSSQPDEVDINEILYRPTSQQV, encoded by the coding sequence ATGAGTGCGAATATTGCAGGAAAAGTCGTTGTCATCACCAGCAGCCAGCCTGATGAAGTGGACATTAACGAAATCCTTTATCGTCCAACCAGTCAGCAGGTCTGA
- a CDS encoding ADOP family duplicated permease has translation MSMFFDLRYACRLLLKRPGFAVFTTLIMAVGLGMCVYMYSVINGLVLKPLPFEDGERMVMISPSINNVRLGDSPLSYMDFADIKSKSQRLEQVGYYYGDVANISLDGQASRYIAIRSEPDLFNFTGVQPELGRLYNQQDTGEGANAVAVISHEMWQNFFGGRQDILSQTLLVNGIKTQVIGVMPAGFAFPMNNQIWLPSALNSLHITEENAPSVQVFGKVKPGISVEEADAELKNIMAARAQTFPELNGGRSAFAITFMDSFIGEDSKPIFLIMLLAVGLVLVLACCNVGNMLLVRAIERSKEIAVRVAHGAPPFRVVLQMMWESVIICCVGGVIGLLLAGWGLSLTNKLIVNIVPDQPPFWWELAIDAGVVVKTVILVAVASLITGALPAWKMVNSNVNDALRDGTRGAQSRSSSRISRALVIFEVALSCAVLCIGALLSLVVAQASKIDYGVHTQNIWSAKVSLPERSYPGAVDKFNFADKLVAELKSLPNVDQAGLVTRLPGEFTPANNIEVEGASYLRSDRNQYPRVNDVIAYPGTLEALNVKAQSGRLLALSDDSRSQKVVVVTRSFTDRYMPNETLPIGKKIRWIDGNDRDWYTIVGVIPHIIQGRPFGHSKEMPTLYRSMLQVPQDQVSIIAKGLNHENLSHIIQASVSRIDNQLPVYQEKTLQEVIARNTVGLSYISILFNVFGIMAVLLAGSGIYGVMAKTIHQRYAEFGTRRALGATPGDILSLIMKQGWRQLSIGLLISLPVIGAVTPMILRIFGGQGLGMLVLFAVIALLIALIVTVATLVPARRAVKIQPMEALRHQ, from the coding sequence ATGTCAATGTTCTTCGATCTACGTTATGCGTGCAGATTGCTGCTTAAACGTCCCGGTTTTGCCGTGTTTACCACGCTTATTATGGCCGTTGGGCTGGGTATGTGTGTTTACATGTATTCGGTCATTAATGGCCTGGTGCTGAAACCTCTGCCTTTTGAGGATGGCGAGCGCATGGTGATGATCAGCCCCAGTATCAATAATGTGCGGTTGGGTGATTCGCCTCTCAGCTATATGGATTTTGCCGATATAAAGAGCAAAAGCCAGCGTCTGGAGCAGGTGGGATATTATTACGGCGACGTCGCTAATATCAGCCTTGATGGCCAGGCGTCACGCTATATCGCGATACGCTCTGAACCCGATCTCTTTAATTTTACCGGCGTCCAGCCTGAGCTGGGACGTCTGTATAACCAGCAGGACACTGGCGAAGGCGCCAATGCCGTTGCCGTGATCAGCCATGAAATGTGGCAAAATTTTTTCGGTGGGCGACAGGATATCCTGAGCCAGACCCTGCTGGTTAACGGCATCAAAACCCAGGTTATCGGCGTTATGCCCGCGGGATTCGCCTTCCCGATGAATAACCAAATCTGGCTGCCTTCGGCTTTAAATTCCCTGCATATCACCGAAGAGAACGCGCCGTCAGTTCAGGTTTTCGGCAAGGTTAAACCCGGCATTTCAGTTGAAGAAGCAGATGCCGAACTGAAAAATATTATGGCCGCCAGAGCGCAGACATTTCCAGAGCTGAACGGCGGCCGTTCAGCCTTTGCCATCACCTTTATGGACAGTTTTATCGGCGAGGATTCCAAACCTATTTTCCTTATTATGCTACTGGCTGTTGGGCTGGTGCTGGTGCTGGCCTGTTGCAATGTCGGCAACATGCTGCTGGTGCGCGCCATTGAGCGTAGTAAAGAAATTGCAGTACGGGTGGCGCATGGCGCGCCCCCTTTCCGTGTTGTGCTGCAGATGATGTGGGAGAGCGTGATCATTTGCTGCGTGGGTGGGGTTATCGGCTTGCTGCTGGCGGGCTGGGGACTTTCCCTGACCAATAAATTGATCGTGAATATCGTGCCTGACCAGCCGCCATTCTGGTGGGAACTCGCTATAGATGCGGGAGTGGTCGTTAAAACAGTAATATTAGTCGCAGTGGCCAGCCTGATTACCGGGGCGCTACCGGCCTGGAAGATGGTCAACAGCAATGTCAACGATGCGTTACGAGATGGCACACGCGGCGCACAAAGCCGCAGCAGCAGTCGTATCAGCCGCGCGCTGGTGATATTCGAAGTCGCGCTCTCATGTGCAGTGCTGTGCATCGGTGCCCTGCTCTCGCTGGTCGTTGCCCAAGCTTCTAAAATTGATTATGGCGTACACACGCAAAATATCTGGTCGGCCAAAGTCAGCCTGCCGGAGCGGAGCTATCCCGGTGCCGTGGATAAATTTAACTTCGCCGACAAGCTGGTTGCAGAACTTAAATCACTGCCCAACGTTGATCAGGCCGGTCTGGTCACCAGGCTGCCTGGTGAGTTCACGCCAGCTAACAACATTGAAGTTGAAGGCGCCAGCTATCTGCGTTCTGACCGTAATCAATATCCCCGTGTGAATGATGTGATTGCCTACCCCGGCACACTTGAAGCGTTGAATGTCAAAGCCCAGAGCGGACGCTTACTGGCTTTGAGCGACGATAGCCGCTCGCAAAAGGTAGTGGTGGTAACCCGCTCATTTACAGATCGCTACATGCCGAACGAAACCCTGCCGATAGGCAAAAAGATTCGCTGGATTGATGGAAACGATCGCGACTGGTACACCATTGTCGGCGTGATCCCCCATATTATTCAGGGTCGCCCTTTCGGCCACAGTAAAGAGATGCCAACCCTCTACCGCTCAATGCTCCAGGTACCGCAGGATCAGGTATCCATTATTGCTAAAGGGCTTAACCATGAAAACCTCAGCCACATTATTCAGGCCAGCGTGAGCCGTATTGATAATCAGCTGCCGGTATATCAGGAGAAAACTTTGCAGGAGGTGATTGCCAGAAATACCGTCGGACTGAGTTATATATCAATATTATTTAATGTTTTTGGTATCATGGCGGTTCTGCTCGCCGGCAGTGGTATCTACGGCGTTATGGCGAAAACGATTCATCAACGCTATGCCGAATTCGGCACCCGACGCGCCTTAGGTGCGACGCCAGGCGACATTCTTTCGCTGATTATGAAGCAGGGATGGCGGCAGCTGTCGATTGGACTGCTTATCAGCCTGCCGGTAATTGGTGCAGTGACGCCGATGATCCTGCGCATTTTCGGCGGTCAGGGTCTGGGGATGCTGGTTCTGTTTGCCGTCATCGCGCTACTTATCGCGCTGATCGTTACCGTAGCCACCCTCGTCCCGGCAAGACGGGCAGTAAAGATTCAGCCGATGGAAGCGTTAAGACACCAGTAA
- a CDS encoding carboxymuconolactone decarboxylase family protein, producing MGNEKSGSASGNTQQVHQAVAGAAPGMAAYGDKYIDRDLWNRTGLSRRDRSLVTLAALISRNDTTDLPHYLNLALDSGVKPTEISETITHLAFYAGWPNATSAAVTTQVVFTQRHIDLSTLPGENVQLLAIDEENELKRATLVGNSFGDVSPGVVKYTTEAVFRNLWLRPGLAPRDRSLITVSALVTAGQVNQVPYHLNRAMDNGLSKEEASEVLTQLAFVAGWPNVFSALPVFRDVFNSREKS from the coding sequence ATGGGAAACGAGAAATCTGGCAGCGCTTCAGGAAATACCCAACAAGTACATCAAGCTGTGGCCGGAGCCGCGCCTGGCATGGCGGCTTATGGCGATAAGTATATTGACCGCGATCTCTGGAACCGTACCGGGTTATCCCGACGAGACCGTAGCCTGGTCACTTTAGCGGCGCTTATCAGCAGAAATGACACTACTGACCTGCCGCATTATCTCAATCTGGCTCTCGACAGTGGCGTTAAACCCACTGAGATCTCTGAAACGATTACCCACCTGGCTTTTTATGCTGGCTGGCCAAACGCAACCTCTGCAGCAGTGACTACTCAGGTCGTGTTTACTCAAAGGCATATTGATCTCTCAACACTGCCCGGAGAAAACGTCCAGTTGCTGGCCATTGATGAGGAGAACGAACTCAAACGCGCCACGCTGGTGGGCAACAGCTTCGGTGATGTCTCGCCAGGGGTGGTGAAATACACCACAGAGGCCGTTTTCCGCAATCTTTGGTTACGGCCGGGACTTGCGCCTCGTGACAGAAGTCTGATAACCGTTAGCGCTTTAGTCACTGCGGGGCAGGTAAACCAGGTGCCGTATCATCTGAACCGCGCGATGGACAATGGGTTGTCAAAAGAAGAGGCTTCGGAAGTCCTGACGCAACTGGCCTTTGTGGCAGGCTGGCCAAATGTATTCTCTGCTTTACCGGTCTTCAGGGATGTTTTCAATTCACGCGAAAAGTCCTGA
- a CDS encoding helicase-related protein: MTLELGIDIGKVKSIIQVTPTHSVSSLRQRMGRSHRLWF; encoded by the coding sequence ATGACGCTCGAGTTGGGAATTGATATCGGTAAGGTTAAGTCGATTATACAAGTTACGCCTACGCATTCTGTTTCCAGTCTTCGTCAGCGTATGGGACGTTCTCATAGGTTGTGGTTTTAA
- a CDS encoding HlyD family efflux transporter periplasmic adaptor subunit, with the protein MDFKRTNQRRRIKPVLAGGTALLILVAGYFLISFGPGGYEVQASSLLIGQVKQGDMTVEVQGNGILAPRNATWISSNIDGIVESVEVKPGAAVEPGDLIAELVNPDLIQTTEELRWELGAKEAENKALKSQQENDYLAAKIAIVKAMQEYRHAKVEYDAAEMLNKRNDGSVPLLVLYRSRLATEQTRQSLQYTQEQLEKLTQLQKENREASEARLSKIKNMLARSEYQVRSLRVKANEAGIIQVTNIEVGQHIANGFSIARVARKDQLIAELKVPERQIRSVALNQPVLISTHINQIHGKVSRIDPAVINGTVQVDVEFTDPLPDEARPDLSIEGRVQVANLKNVIFAPRPVYAQSDTPGIVYKVTADGQSAIKIPVAFGMGSASEIVITSGLAATDKIVLSSYQSWEHVDQISLTR; encoded by the coding sequence ATGGACTTCAAAAGAACAAATCAGAGACGACGGATTAAGCCTGTTCTGGCAGGCGGAACAGCATTGCTTATTCTGGTGGCGGGCTATTTTCTTATCAGTTTCGGGCCGGGGGGATATGAGGTTCAGGCATCCAGCCTGCTGATCGGTCAGGTGAAACAGGGCGATATGACAGTAGAGGTTCAGGGCAACGGCATTCTGGCTCCTCGCAACGCCACCTGGATTTCATCAAATATTGATGGCATCGTCGAATCCGTTGAAGTCAAACCAGGCGCAGCGGTTGAGCCAGGAGATTTGATTGCGGAACTGGTTAACCCGGATCTGATTCAGACGACCGAAGAGCTTCGCTGGGAGCTGGGTGCGAAAGAAGCTGAAAACAAAGCGCTGAAAAGTCAGCAGGAGAATGATTATCTGGCCGCTAAAATCGCAATTGTTAAAGCGATGCAGGAATATCGTCACGCCAAGGTTGAATATGATGCGGCTGAAATGTTGAATAAGCGCAACGATGGCTCGGTTCCTCTGTTGGTTCTGTACCGTTCGCGGCTGGCTACCGAACAGACACGTCAGAGCCTGCAATATACCCAGGAGCAGCTGGAAAAATTAACCCAGTTACAGAAAGAGAATCGGGAAGCCAGTGAGGCCCGGCTCAGCAAAATAAAAAATATGCTGGCCCGCTCTGAATATCAGGTGCGTTCGTTAAGAGTGAAAGCCAACGAAGCCGGTATTATCCAGGTAACTAATATTGAAGTTGGGCAGCATATCGCTAATGGGTTCAGCATCGCTCGTGTTGCGCGCAAAGATCAGCTTATTGCTGAACTGAAAGTGCCTGAGCGCCAGATCAGAAGTGTGGCGCTTAATCAGCCGGTGCTGATCAGTACGCATATCAATCAAATTCATGGCAAAGTTTCACGTATCGACCCGGCAGTGATCAATGGAACAGTTCAGGTGGATGTTGAATTTACCGATCCTCTTCCAGATGAAGCCCGACCGGACCTCAGTATTGAAGGCCGGGTACAGGTTGCGAACCTGAAAAATGTGATTTTTGCGCCGCGCCCGGTTTATGCCCAGAGCGATACGCCGGGCATTGTTTATAAAGTTACGGCGGATGGCCAAAGCGCGATCAAAATCCCAGTTGCTTTCGGGATGGGGTCCGCCAGTGAAATTGTCATTACGTCAGGCCTTGCAGCAACGGATAAAATTGTCTTATCCAGCTATCAGTCCTGGGAACATGTCGACCAGATAAGCCTTACTCGCTAA
- a CDS encoding LysR family transcriptional regulator, translating into MSRESLNDLVAFVTVARERSFTRAAAQLGVSQSALSHSLRGLEARLGVRLLTRTTRSVSPTEVGQRLLDSLGPRFDEIWSELAVVGDMRDKPAGTVRITATDFAIKFLLWPRLKGLLEEYPDINLELANEYALTDIAANRYDAGVRLGEQITNGMISVRIGPDVRFAVVGSPAYFSKNPIPLTPQDLVQHRCVNLRLSTHGGLYAWEFEKEGHEVKVRVEGQVVFNDVFQVIDASVAGFGLAHVPEEAVASYIQQGKLVSVLQDYCPAWDGLHLYYPSRRQSSRALTLIVDALRYNKR; encoded by the coding sequence ATGTCCCGGGAAAGTCTTAACGATCTCGTTGCCTTTGTTACCGTGGCCCGTGAAAGAAGTTTTACCCGCGCAGCTGCGCAGCTGGGGGTCTCTCAGTCGGCGCTGAGCCACAGCCTGCGCGGGCTTGAAGCCAGGCTGGGCGTACGACTCCTGACGCGAACCACCAGAAGTGTTTCTCCCACAGAGGTTGGACAACGCTTACTTGACTCGCTGGGGCCACGTTTTGATGAGATCTGGAGTGAACTGGCCGTCGTGGGTGACATGCGCGATAAGCCTGCCGGAACTGTCCGGATCACAGCCACAGATTTCGCCATAAAGTTTCTTCTTTGGCCACGGCTTAAGGGGCTCCTTGAAGAGTATCCCGACATCAATCTTGAGCTGGCAAACGAATATGCTTTGACAGATATCGCTGCGAACCGCTACGACGCGGGTGTTCGTCTGGGTGAGCAGATAACCAACGGCATGATTTCCGTCCGCATTGGGCCGGACGTGCGATTTGCTGTGGTCGGCTCCCCTGCCTATTTCAGTAAAAATCCCATCCCCCTGACGCCTCAGGATCTTGTTCAGCACCGCTGCGTTAATTTAAGACTTTCGACACACGGGGGACTGTATGCCTGGGAATTTGAAAAAGAAGGGCATGAAGTGAAAGTTCGTGTTGAAGGACAGGTTGTATTTAACGATGTATTTCAGGTCATTGATGCGTCAGTTGCTGGATTTGGTCTGGCACACGTTCCGGAAGAAGCTGTCGCCAGCTACATTCAGCAAGGCAAGCTTGTCAGTGTTTTACAAGATTATTGCCCTGCCTGGGACGGACTACATCTATATTATCCCAGCAGGAGACAGTCATCGCGTGCGCTCACGCTTATTGTAGACGCATTGCGCTATAACAAGAGATGA